A DNA window from Bacteroides cellulosilyticus contains the following coding sequences:
- the cas2 gene encoding CRISPR-associated endonuclease Cas2: MNRFSEYRIMWVLVLFDLPTETKKDKKAYVDFKKNLQKDGFTMFQFSIYVRHCASSENAEVHIKRVKSFLPEHGQVGIMCITDKQFGNIELFYGKKSLDINTPGQQLELF; this comes from the coding sequence ATGAACCGATTTAGTGAATATCGTATTATGTGGGTACTTGTATTATTTGATTTGCCTACTGAAACAAAGAAGGATAAGAAAGCATATGTAGATTTTAAGAAGAATCTGCAGAAAGATGGCTTTACTATGTTTCAGTTTTCTATTTATGTTCGCCATTGTGCTAGTAGTGAGAATGCAGAAGTTCATATAAAAAGAGTTAAATCTTTCTTACCGGAGCATGGGCAGGTTGGAATTATGTGTATTACAGATAAGCAATTTGGAAATATAGAGTTATTTTATGGGAAAAAATCTTTGGATATAAATACTCCCGGTCAGCAATTAGAGCTTTTCTAG
- the cas1 gene encoding type II CRISPR-associated endonuclease Cas1, whose product MIKKTLYFGNPVYLSLRNAQLVIKLPEVVKNDTLPDGFKQQSEITKPIEDLGVVVLDNKQITITSGVLEALLENNCAIITCDSKSMPVGLMLPLYGNTTQNERFRQQLDASLPLIKQLWQQTVRMKIENQAAVLRKCTGEEVKCMTIWAADVKSGDSDNLEARAAAYYWKNLFKIKGFTRDREGVPPNNLLNYGYAILRAVVARGLVASGLLPTLGIHHHNRYNAYCLADDIMEPYRPYVDELVYKILQEGMNCDELTKGLKAQLLTIPTLEVVISGKRSPLMVAVGQTTASLYKCFSGELRRILYPEM is encoded by the coding sequence ATGATTAAAAAAACGCTTTATTTCGGTAATCCTGTTTATTTATCTTTGAGGAATGCACAGTTGGTAATCAAATTGCCGGAGGTTGTGAAAAACGACACCTTACCTGATGGCTTCAAACAACAATCAGAGATAACTAAACCAATAGAGGATCTTGGTGTAGTAGTACTGGATAATAAGCAGATAACTATTACTTCAGGAGTATTAGAAGCGTTACTTGAAAACAATTGTGCTATCATAACTTGCGACAGTAAGAGTATGCCGGTTGGATTAATGCTTCCTTTATATGGAAACACGACACAGAATGAACGTTTTCGTCAACAGTTGGATGCCTCTCTTCCTCTGATAAAGCAGCTGTGGCAACAGACTGTAAGAATGAAGATTGAAAATCAAGCAGCTGTATTGAGAAAATGCACAGGTGAAGAAGTAAAGTGTATGACTATATGGGCTGCTGATGTGAAAAGTGGGGACTCTGATAATCTGGAAGCTCGTGCAGCTGCCTATTATTGGAAAAATTTGTTTAAAATAAAAGGGTTTACAAGAGATAGGGAAGGGGTTCCACCTAATAATCTGTTAAATTATGGATATGCGATTCTAAGAGCTGTGGTTGCACGTGGATTAGTTGCTAGTGGACTTTTACCTACATTAGGAATACATCATCATAATAGATATAATGCTTATTGTCTGGCTGATGATATTATGGAGCCATATCGGCCCTATGTTGATGAGTTAGTCTATAAGATATTGCAGGAGGGGATGAATTGTGATGAACTGACGAAAGGTTTAAAGGCTCAGTTACTTACTATTCCTACACTAGAAGTTGTTATCTCTGGTAAACGTAGTCCTTTAATGGTTGCGGTGGGGCAGACTACTGCATCTCTGTATAAATGCTTTAGTGGTGAATTGCGTAGAATATTATATCCGGAAATGTGA
- the cas9 gene encoding type II CRISPR RNA-guided endonuclease Cas9 (Cas9, originally named Csn1, is the large, multifunctional signature protein of type II CRISPR/Cas systems. It is well known even to general audiences because its RNA-guided endonuclease activity has made it a popular tool for custom editing of eukaryotic genomes.) — protein MKKILGLDLGCNSIGWALVNEAENTEEISSIIKLGVRVNPLTVDEMQNFEKGKSITTNADRTLKRSMRRNLQRYKLRRETLIEVLKEHGFITDSTLLSEHGNKTTFETYRLRAKAAVEEVSLEEFARVLLMINKKRGYKSSRKTKGSEDGVLIDGMDVARKLYEEGLTPGELCLQMLEAGKKNLPDFYRSDLQNEFDRIWNFQKRFNPELFCDAVKEEVRGKNRSQTWAILAKFFVWSEKESVWNEKEARTEERVKEYKLVGLKRDTKGNELKLENYRWRVQALSEQLNPEIVAIVLQEINGQISASSGYLGAISDRSKQLYFNRQTVGQYLMSELEKDPNVSLRNRVFYRQDYLDEFDRIWERQAEFHEELTVELKKEIRDIIIFYQRRLKSQKGLISFCEFEKREVIVEKDGRKQNKTVGCRVIPRSHPLFQEFKIWQTLNDIEVFAWDKQSKRKKADKSSTLFDNSEKPLLVEGKRSLYQEEKELLAKELFVKESMKKAEVLKLLFENFQELDLNFKQIDGNHTGFALFSAYSKMIEKYGYEPVDFKKSADEIIEKLETIFTNLGWNTELLSIDLSKEDKELERQSYFRLWHLLYSFEGDNTPTGNGKLLEKIMQLCGVEKEYAVELANVSFQEDYGSLSAKAIKKILPYLKEGNQYDVACDYAGYRHSKSSLTKDEIENKILKDKLDILPKNSLRNPVVEKILNQMVNLINTIIDTYGKPDEIHVELARELKKNAKEREELTKSIARNTREHDEIRQLLRTEFGMMNVSRNDIIRYKLYEELKDNGYKTLYSDEYIPREKIFSKEIDIEHIIPQARLFDDSLSNKTLEYRAINIEKGNKTAYDFVKEKYGDVGLQEYLNRCEALFKDKKTKLRKLKMEEKDIPEGFIDRDLRNTQYISKKALAMLNEISRRVVATTGSITDKLREDWQLVDVMKELNLPKYEILGLVETFKDKNGRRIKKITDWTKRNDHRHHAMDALTVAFTKDVFIQYYNNKNAVWMPTSKEHANIAGIKARYFEDGKALAPIPLAQFRAEAKRHLENLLVSIKAKNKVVTSNVNRTKKNNGENKKMQQTPRGQLHLETVYGSHRQYVTKMEKVNAAFDVTKIATVSKLAYRNALLKRLEAFGNDPKKAFTGKNTLEKSPLYLDENQTEMVPEKVQTVEFETVYTIRKPIDPNLSIDKVIDVKIRSVLEKRLKEYGGDAKKAFVNLDENPIWLNEARGISIKRVSIRGISNAQSLHEKKDKDGNLILGKEGRKIPVDFVNTGNNHHVAIYKKPVLDKVGQIVLDEEGNPKYELDEVVVSFFDAVTRANLGQPIIDKDYRRSEGWQFLFSMKQNEYFVFPNEKTGFNPKEVDLLNPENYAMISPNLFRVQKFTYKNYVFRHHLETTIKDTSSTLKGIIWTDFRSSKGLDKIVKVRVDHIGQIVSLGEY, from the coding sequence ATGAAAAAAATATTAGGATTAGATTTAGGTTGCAATAGCATTGGCTGGGCATTGGTCAATGAGGCGGAAAATACTGAGGAAATATCGTCTATTATCAAACTCGGTGTAAGAGTGAATCCTTTGACTGTGGATGAAATGCAGAATTTTGAAAAAGGAAAAAGTATTACCACGAATGCTGACAGAACTCTTAAAAGAAGCATGCGTCGTAATTTGCAACGTTATAAATTGCGTCGTGAAACTCTCATTGAAGTGTTAAAAGAGCACGGTTTCATAACAGATAGCACTTTACTTTCTGAACATGGTAATAAAACAACATTTGAAACATATCGTCTAAGAGCGAAAGCTGCAGTGGAAGAAGTTTCTTTAGAGGAGTTTGCTCGAGTGTTACTGATGATTAATAAGAAGCGTGGTTATAAAAGTAGTCGGAAAACCAAAGGAAGTGAAGATGGTGTATTGATTGATGGTATGGATGTAGCCAGAAAACTTTATGAAGAGGGCTTGACCCCAGGGGAACTCTGCCTGCAAATGCTTGAAGCTGGAAAGAAAAATCTACCGGATTTTTATCGTTCTGATTTACAGAATGAGTTTGACAGGATTTGGAACTTCCAAAAGCGGTTTAATCCGGAATTATTTTGTGATGCAGTGAAAGAAGAAGTTAGAGGTAAAAATCGTAGTCAGACTTGGGCCATTCTAGCAAAGTTCTTTGTTTGGTCAGAAAAAGAATCTGTTTGGAATGAGAAAGAGGCAAGGACAGAAGAAAGAGTAAAGGAGTATAAGCTTGTCGGTCTTAAACGAGATACCAAAGGGAATGAATTAAAATTGGAAAATTATCGTTGGCGTGTACAAGCTCTTTCTGAACAACTAAATCCGGAAATAGTTGCTATTGTGCTACAAGAAATCAATGGTCAGATAAGTGCTTCTAGTGGTTATCTGGGGGCAATCAGCGATCGTAGTAAGCAGCTTTACTTCAATCGTCAGACGGTTGGACAGTATTTGATGTCTGAGTTGGAAAAAGACCCTAATGTAAGTTTGCGCAACCGAGTATTCTATCGGCAAGATTATTTGGATGAATTTGACAGGATATGGGAGAGGCAGGCTGAGTTTCATGAGGAGTTGACTGTGGAACTGAAGAAAGAAATTCGTGACATCATTATTTTTTATCAACGTCGTCTGAAGAGTCAAAAAGGATTAATAAGTTTCTGCGAATTTGAGAAGCGAGAAGTTATAGTAGAAAAGGATGGCAGAAAACAGAATAAGACAGTGGGCTGTCGGGTGATTCCCCGTTCGCATCCGTTATTCCAAGAGTTTAAAATATGGCAAACCTTGAATGATATTGAAGTCTTTGCGTGGGATAAACAGAGTAAACGCAAGAAAGCAGATAAATCTTCTACATTGTTTGATAACTCGGAAAAGCCTTTGCTCGTAGAAGGAAAACGGTCTTTGTATCAGGAAGAAAAAGAGTTGCTGGCTAAGGAACTTTTTGTAAAAGAGAGTATGAAAAAGGCTGAGGTTCTGAAACTGTTGTTCGAAAATTTCCAGGAACTGGATCTGAATTTTAAGCAGATTGATGGTAATCATACAGGATTCGCTCTTTTCTCAGCATACAGCAAGATGATTGAGAAGTATGGTTATGAACCTGTGGATTTTAAGAAATCTGCAGATGAGATTATAGAAAAGCTGGAAACCATATTCACTAATTTAGGATGGAATACAGAACTACTTTCTATTGATTTGAGTAAAGAGGATAAAGAACTTGAGAGGCAGTCTTATTTCAGACTTTGGCATTTATTGTATTCTTTTGAGGGGGATAATACACCGACTGGGAATGGTAAACTGCTTGAGAAAATTATGCAGCTTTGTGGCGTGGAAAAAGAGTATGCTGTAGAACTTGCTAATGTGTCATTTCAAGAAGATTACGGAAGTCTGAGTGCAAAGGCTATTAAAAAGATACTACCTTATTTAAAAGAAGGTAATCAATATGACGTTGCATGTGACTATGCGGGGTATCGTCATTCTAAATCCTCATTGACCAAAGATGAAATAGAAAATAAGATATTGAAGGACAAATTGGATATTCTCCCCAAGAATAGCCTGCGTAACCCTGTGGTTGAAAAGATTTTGAACCAAATGGTTAATCTGATTAATACAATCATTGATACCTACGGCAAACCTGATGAAATTCATGTGGAACTGGCCCGTGAACTAAAGAAAAATGCTAAAGAACGAGAAGAATTAACAAAATCCATAGCACGAAATACTCGTGAACATGATGAAATTCGTCAGTTGTTGCGAACGGAATTCGGCATGATGAATGTTAGCCGTAATGATATTATACGTTATAAACTCTATGAAGAATTAAAAGATAACGGGTATAAGACTTTATATTCCGATGAGTACATTCCAAGAGAAAAAATTTTCAGTAAAGAGATTGATATTGAACACATCATTCCGCAAGCTCGTCTTTTCGATGATTCACTGTCTAATAAAACTTTGGAATACAGGGCTATTAATATAGAGAAAGGTAATAAAACGGCTTATGATTTTGTAAAAGAGAAATACGGAGATGTTGGTTTGCAGGAGTATCTCAATCGTTGCGAGGCTCTATTCAAGGATAAAAAAACAAAGCTTAGAAAGTTAAAAATGGAAGAGAAAGATATTCCGGAAGGATTTATCGATAGAGATTTGCGGAATACGCAGTATATTTCCAAGAAAGCTCTTGCTATGTTGAATGAAATTAGTCGCAGAGTGGTGGCTACTACTGGTTCCATTACTGATAAATTACGTGAGGATTGGCAACTTGTGGATGTGATGAAAGAGTTGAATCTACCTAAATACGAAATACTTGGTTTGGTGGAGACTTTTAAAGACAAAAATGGGAGAAGGATAAAGAAAATAACAGACTGGACTAAAAGAAACGATCATCGACACCATGCAATGGATGCTCTGACTGTAGCTTTCACGAAAGATGTGTTTATTCAATATTATAATAATAAGAATGCCGTTTGGATGCCTACTTCTAAAGAGCATGCCAATATAGCAGGTATAAAGGCGCGCTATTTTGAAGATGGAAAGGCGCTCGCTCCAATACCTCTGGCACAGTTTCGTGCAGAAGCTAAACGCCACTTGGAAAACTTATTGGTATCTATCAAGGCTAAAAATAAGGTGGTTACCTCCAATGTGAATCGTACAAAGAAAAACAATGGTGAAAACAAAAAAATGCAACAAACACCGCGTGGACAGTTACATCTAGAAACTGTTTATGGTAGTCATCGACAATATGTCACGAAAATGGAAAAAGTGAATGCTGCTTTTGATGTTACCAAGATTGCTACTGTAAGTAAACTTGCTTACCGGAATGCTTTACTAAAACGTTTGGAGGCTTTTGGCAATGATCCAAAGAAAGCATTTACTGGTAAAAATACATTGGAAAAGAGTCCGCTCTATCTTGATGAGAACCAAACGGAGATGGTTCCAGAAAAAGTACAGACGGTAGAGTTTGAAACTGTTTATACTATACGAAAGCCGATTGATCCCAATTTAAGTATAGATAAGGTGATAGATGTGAAAATTCGTAGTGTCTTGGAAAAAAGGCTAAAAGAGTATGGTGGAGATGCCAAAAAGGCATTCGTCAACTTGGATGAAAATCCAATATGGCTGAATGAGGCTAGAGGAATATCGATTAAACGCGTGAGTATTCGAGGCATTAGCAATGCTCAATCGCTGCATGAAAAGAAAGATAAAGATGGTAACTTGATTTTGGGCAAAGAAGGAAGGAAAATCCCAGTGGATTTTGTGAATACTGGTAACAATCATCATGTGGCTATCTATAAAAAGCCTGTCTTGGACAAAGTGGGACAGATAGTACTTGATGAAGAAGGTAATCCGAAGTATGAACTTGATGAAGTAGTGGTTTCTTTCTTTGATGCGGTGACACGGGCAAACCTTGGTCAACCTATTATAGATAAGGATTATAGAAGAAGTGAAGGATGGCAGTTTCTGTTTAGTATGAAGCAAAATGAATATTTTGTATTTCCCAATGAGAAGACAGGATTCAATCCTAAAGAGGTAGATTTATTGAATCCGGAGAATTATGCGATGATAAGTCCTAATTTGTTTAGGGTGCAAAAGTTTACTTATAAAAACTATGTTTTTAGACATCATTTGGAAACTACTATCAAAGATACAAGTTCAACTCTAAAAGGCATAATATGGACTGATTTTCGTAGTTCAAAGGGATTAGATAAAATAGTGAAAGTTAGAGTTGATCATATTGGGCAAATTGTATCGCTAGGTGAGTATTAA
- the dnaG gene encoding DNA primase, which yields MIDQPTIDRILDAAQIVDIVSDFVTLRKRGVNYVGLCPFHDDKTPSFYVSPSKGLCKCFSCGKGGNAVHFIMEHEQMSYPEALKYLAKKYGIEIKERELSSEEKLMQSERESLFIVNNFARDYFQNILKNHVDGRSIGMAYFRNRGFRDDIIEKFQLGYCTESHDAMAQEAIKKGFKKEYLVKTGLCYETDDHRLRDRFWGRVIFPVHTLSGKVVAFGGRVLSSATKGVKVKYVNSPESEIYHKSNELYGIYFAKQAIVKQDRCFLVEGYTDVISMHQSGVENVVASSGTALTPGQIKLIHRFTNNITVLYDGDVAGIKASLRGIDMLLEEGMNIKVCLLPDGEDPDSFARKHNATEFQKFIQDNETDFIRFKTNLLLEDAGKDPIKRAELIGNLVQSISIIPEAIVRDVYIKECSQLLRVEDKLLVSEVAKRRETQAEKQAEQRNRETRKNNAARDAAQAPLPDGMQPPYPEDMPPYPMDGEIPDGGAPLPPEAAEYVSYIPQEGKEGQEFYKYERLILQMVVRYGEKVLCNVPDEEGKEIPITVTEYVVNDLKEDELAFHNPLHRQMLTEAAEHIHNEGFTAERYFLAHPDPIISKLSTELIADRYQLSKYHSKAQRLVTDEERLFELVPTLMINFKFAIISEEMKHMMYALQDPAVANDEEQCTSIMKRYSELREIKSIMAKRLGDRVVLG from the coding sequence ATGATAGACCAACCTACCATAGACAGAATTCTGGATGCCGCACAGATTGTAGACATTGTATCGGACTTCGTTACGTTGCGCAAGCGAGGTGTGAATTATGTAGGCTTGTGTCCGTTCCATGATGACAAGACGCCATCTTTCTATGTGTCGCCTTCCAAAGGGTTGTGCAAATGCTTTTCCTGCGGTAAAGGTGGCAATGCGGTGCACTTCATTATGGAGCACGAGCAGATGAGTTACCCCGAAGCTCTGAAATATCTGGCAAAGAAATACGGTATCGAAATCAAGGAGCGCGAACTGTCCAGCGAAGAGAAGCTGATGCAGAGCGAACGTGAAAGTCTGTTCATCGTGAATAACTTTGCACGTGATTACTTCCAAAATATACTTAAAAACCATGTGGACGGACGTAGCATTGGCATGGCATACTTCCGCAATCGTGGTTTCCGGGATGATATCATCGAAAAGTTCCAGTTAGGCTATTGCACAGAAAGTCACGATGCCATGGCTCAAGAAGCCATCAAGAAGGGATTCAAGAAAGAATATCTTGTCAAGACAGGGCTTTGCTACGAAACGGACGATCACCGCTTACGTGACCGCTTTTGGGGACGTGTTATTTTTCCGGTGCACACACTTTCCGGTAAGGTAGTCGCTTTCGGCGGGCGCGTGCTTAGCAGTGCGACGAAGGGAGTCAAGGTTAAATATGTCAATTCTCCCGAATCAGAAATCTATCATAAGAGTAATGAACTGTATGGCATTTATTTTGCCAAACAGGCTATTGTGAAACAAGACCGTTGCTTTCTGGTGGAAGGATACACGGACGTTATTTCCATGCACCAGTCAGGTGTGGAGAATGTGGTAGCTTCTTCGGGTACGGCACTGACTCCGGGACAAATTAAGCTCATTCACCGCTTCACCAACAACATCACGGTACTCTATGACGGTGACGTGGCAGGTATCAAGGCTTCTCTCCGTGGTATCGACATGCTGCTGGAAGAAGGAATGAATATCAAGGTTTGCCTACTTCCCGACGGGGAAGATCCGGATTCCTTCGCCCGCAAGCACAACGCTACAGAATTCCAGAAATTCATACAAGATAATGAAACAGACTTTATACGTTTCAAAACCAATCTTCTACTGGAAGATGCAGGAAAAGATCCTATCAAGCGTGCTGAGTTAATCGGTAATCTTGTACAAAGTATATCTATTATTCCTGAGGCAATCGTCCGCGATGTATATATTAAAGAATGTAGCCAGCTGCTTCGTGTAGAAGACAAGCTACTGGTTTCGGAAGTTGCCAAACGACGCGAAACGCAGGCTGAGAAGCAGGCGGAACAAAGAAACCGGGAAACAAGAAAAAATAATGCAGCCCGCGACGCTGCACAAGCACCGCTTCCCGACGGAATGCAACCACCCTACCCTGAAGACATGCCTCCTTATCCCATGGATGGAGAAATACCTGACGGTGGTGCACCGCTTCCACCGGAAGCTGCCGAATACGTATCTTATATCCCGCAGGAGGGGAAAGAAGGACAGGAATTCTACAAATACGAGCGCCTTATCTTGCAAATGGTAGTACGCTACGGAGAGAAAGTATTGTGCAACGTTCCCGATGAGGAAGGGAAAGAAATTCCCATCACAGTAACGGAATACGTAGTCAATGACTTGAAGGAGGACGAACTGGCTTTCCACAACCCGCTGCACAGGCAGATGTTGACAGAAGCGGCAGAGCATATACATAATGAAGGATTCACTGCAGAACGGTATTTCCTAGCACACCCCGACCCTATTATCAGTAAGCTAAGTACAGAGTTGATTGCCGACCGCTATCAACTGAGCAAATATCACTCCAAAGCCCAAAGGTTAGTGACCGACGAGGAACGCCTATTCGAATTGGTACCTACACTCATGATTAATTTCAAGTTTGCCATCATCAGTGAAGAAATGAAACACATGATGTATGCCCTGCAAGACCCTGCCGTAGCCAATGATGAAGAACAATGTACCTCTATCATGAAACGCTACTCAGAACTGCGTGAGATCAAAAGTATTATGGCCAAACGATTGGGTGACAGAGTTGTACTCGGTTAA
- the folE gene encoding GTP cyclohydrolase I FolE: MLGKEEIVSPALDELKEHYQRIITLLGEDAEREGLLKTPERVAKAMLSLTKGYFMDPHEVLRSAKFKEEYSQMVIVKDIDFFSLCEHHMLPFYGKAHVAYIPNGYITGLSKIARVVDIFSHRLQVQERMTLQIKECIQETLNPLGVMVVVEAKHMCMQMRGVEKQNSITTTSDFTGGFNQAKTREEFMNLIRQNSFT, from the coding sequence ATGTTAGGAAAAGAAGAAATCGTATCTCCCGCACTGGATGAACTGAAAGAACACTATCAGCGTATTATAACTTTATTGGGCGAAGATGCCGAACGCGAAGGACTACTGAAAACCCCCGAACGCGTAGCGAAAGCTATGCTGAGTTTGACAAAAGGCTATTTCATGGACCCGCACGAAGTGCTCCGCTCTGCCAAGTTCAAGGAAGAATACAGTCAGATGGTGATTGTGAAAGACATTGATTTCTTCTCACTTTGCGAACACCACATGCTTCCGTTCTACGGAAAAGCACACGTGGCCTATATCCCCAACGGTTACATTACGGGGCTGAGCAAGATTGCCCGTGTAGTGGATATCTTCTCCCACCGTCTTCAGGTGCAGGAACGCATGACGCTCCAGATTAAAGAATGCATCCAGGAAACACTGAATCCCTTGGGCGTAATGGTGGTTGTGGAAGCCAAGCACATGTGTATGCAGATGCGTGGAGTTGAAAAACAGAATTCCATAACGACCACTTCCGATTTTACAGGTGGTTTCAATCAGGCAAAGACTCGTGAAGAGTTTATGAACCTCATTCGTCAGAATTCATTCACATAA
- a CDS encoding SPOR domain-containing protein, giving the protein MKKLGLLLIACFAFAAFASAQNNIVKSLERNVPGQGKVTIHQDARIEALIGQEYIPNGTENRVLKSQGFRVQVYAGNNTSRAKNEAHAVGSRIKEYFPELSVYTSFNSPRWLCRVGDFRSIEEADAMMRQLRATGVFKEVSIVKEQINIPL; this is encoded by the coding sequence ATGAAGAAGCTTGGTTTACTTTTAATTGCATGCTTTGCTTTCGCCGCTTTTGCTTCGGCGCAGAATAACATTGTGAAGAGTTTGGAACGCAATGTGCCGGGACAGGGTAAGGTAACCATCCATCAGGATGCCCGCATCGAGGCCTTGATAGGTCAGGAATATATCCCCAACGGAACGGAGAACAGAGTGCTTAAAAGTCAGGGTTTCCGTGTACAGGTGTATGCCGGAAACAATACCAGTAGAGCCAAGAACGAAGCTCACGCTGTGGGCTCACGAATCAAAGAATATTTCCCGGAACTTTCTGTTTATACCTCTTTCAACTCTCCCCGCTGGCTGTGCCGTGTAGGAGACTTCCGCAGTATTGAAGAAGCGGATGCCATGATGCGCCAGTTGCGTGCTACAGGCGTATTCAAAGAAGTTTCTATTGTGAAAGAGCAGATAAACATACCGCTTTAA
- the tpiA gene encoding triose-phosphate isomerase: protein MRKNIVAGNWKMNKTLQEGIALAKELNEVLANEKPNCDVIICTPFIHLASVTPLVDPAKIGVGAENCADKESGAYTGEVSAAMVASTGAKYVILGHSERRAYYGETVAILEEKVKLALANGLTPIFCIGEVLEEREANKQNEVVAAQLASVFSLSAEDFSKIVLAYEPVWAIGTGKTATPDQAQEIHAFIRSLVADKYGKEVADNCSILYGGSAKPSNAKELFANPDVDGGLIGGAALKVADFKGIIDAFN, encoded by the coding sequence ATGAGAAAAAACATTGTTGCAGGAAACTGGAAAATGAACAAAACCCTTCAGGAGGGTATTGCTCTTGCAAAAGAACTGAACGAAGTATTGGCTAACGAAAAGCCTAACTGTGATGTAATCATCTGTACTCCTTTTATCCACCTGGCATCGGTTACTCCGTTGGTAGACCCCGCTAAGATTGGCGTAGGTGCTGAAAACTGTGCTGACAAAGAATCAGGTGCTTACACTGGTGAAGTTTCAGCTGCTATGGTTGCTTCTACAGGCGCTAAATATGTAATCCTGGGTCACTCAGAACGTCGTGCTTACTATGGCGAAACAGTTGCCATCCTGGAAGAAAAAGTAAAATTGGCTTTGGCTAACGGCCTGACTCCGATCTTCTGTATCGGTGAAGTGTTGGAAGAACGTGAAGCTAACAAGCAGAATGAAGTAGTTGCCGCTCAGTTGGCTTCTGTATTCTCTCTGTCTGCTGAAGATTTCTCTAAGATTGTATTGGCTTACGAACCGGTTTGGGCTATCGGTACAGGTAAAACTGCTACTCCCGACCAAGCTCAGGAAATCCATGCTTTCATCCGTTCATTAGTTGCTGACAAGTACGGTAAGGAAGTTGCTGACAACTGCTCTATCCTTTACGGTGGTAGCGCTAAACCGTCTAACGCTAAGGAATTGTTCGCTAATCCTGACGTTGATGGTGGATTGATCGGTGGTGCAGCTCTGAAGGTAGCAGATTTCAAAGGTATCATTGATGCTTTTAATTAA